From Nitrospirota bacterium, a single genomic window includes:
- a CDS encoding beta-ketoacyl-ACP synthase 3 encodes MGAGIIGTGIGLPDRIVTNEELEAGLGLPAGAILRRTGIKTRRWVQEHEAASDLAATAARAALSAAGQQASDVDLILVATTSGDMGFASTACLLQRELKTARCPAFDLAASCTGFLYGLSMAQAFVRTGQARTVLLVATEVKSRFLDRREAASTILFGDGAAAVVVRGAADDRGVVDVVLHADGARWPLIHLPAGGTREPLSAESLEAGRHTMRLDGSAVFRIAVRTLETAVREQAARLNLALDQIQHFVVHQANLRILQQVRRRLDIPPEKFPVTLTRYGNTSSSALPIALHHAVTEGRIRSGDWVMLAAFGGGLTWGTALIRWP; translated from the coding sequence GTGGGCGCCGGCATCATCGGAACCGGCATCGGCCTCCCGGACCGGATCGTCACGAACGAGGAGCTGGAAGCCGGACTCGGGCTGCCCGCGGGAGCCATCCTGCGGCGGACCGGCATCAAGACCCGTCGCTGGGTCCAGGAACATGAGGCCGCGTCGGACCTGGCTGCGACCGCGGCGCGGGCCGCCCTGAGCGCGGCAGGTCAACAGGCCTCCGACGTGGATCTGATCCTCGTCGCCACCACGTCCGGCGACATGGGCTTCGCTTCCACCGCGTGTCTGCTCCAACGGGAGTTGAAAACCGCGCGTTGCCCGGCGTTCGACTTGGCGGCGTCCTGTACCGGATTCCTCTACGGTCTGTCCATGGCCCAGGCGTTCGTACGCACCGGCCAGGCGCGCACCGTGCTCCTGGTCGCCACCGAGGTCAAATCACGGTTTCTCGACCGCCGCGAGGCCGCCAGCACGATCCTCTTCGGCGACGGAGCCGCCGCGGTGGTGGTGCGGGGCGCGGCCGACGATCGCGGGGTGGTGGACGTCGTGCTTCACGCGGACGGCGCGCGTTGGCCGCTGATTCACCTGCCGGCGGGAGGAACCCGCGAGCCCTTATCCGCGGAGAGTCTGGAAGCCGGGCGGCACACGATGCGGTTGGACGGGTCTGCGGTCTTCCGCATCGCGGTGCGAACGCTGGAAACCGCGGTGAGAGAACAGGCGGCGCGACTCAATCTGGCGCTCGATCAGATCCAGCACTTTGTGGTGCACCAGGCCAATCTGCGCATCCTGCAGCAGGTGAGGCGCCGATTGGACATCCCGCCCGAGAAGTTTCCCGTGACCCTCACCCGCTACGGCAACACCTCGTCGTCCGCTCTCCCCATTGCCCTGCATCACGCGGTGACCGAAGGCCGGATCCGATCCGGAGACTGGGTGATGCTGGCCGCGTTCGGCGGCGGGCTGACATGGGGCACCGCTCTGATCCGCTGGCCGTAG